The sequence GCGGGGGAAGTCCGCTGCTGTGTCGTTCCATTCGACGATCAGCTGGTGCTTCTCTGTGTCGGAGAGCATGTCCAGGTCGTTGAGCGACGCCGTCGGATCGGCGACCACCGAGGTCAGCAGGTTTTCGAAGTGTCCGGCCAGTCGCTTCATGGTCGGTGCGTCGAAGAGGTCGGTGCTGTAGAGGAGCAGGCCCTTCAGTCCTTCGCTTGTCTCCTGGATGGAGAGGGTCAGGTCGAACTGGGCGACTCGTGATGCGTTGGGGTAGGTGTCGATGTCCAGGTCGGTGAACTGCCAGGTTTCGTCGCTGGCGTTCTGGAGGATGAACATGACTTGGAAGAGGGGGGTGCGGGAGAGGTCGCGTTCGGGGGCGAGTTCTTCGACGAGGCGTTCGAAGGGGAGGTCTTGGTGGTCGTAGGCGGCGAGGGTGGTGTCTTTGATCTGGGCCAGGAGGTCTTTGAAGGTGGGGTTGGCGCGGAGGTCGGCGCGGATGACGAGGGTGTTGACGAAGAAGCCGATGAGGCCTTCGATCTCGGCGCGGTTGCGGCCTGCGATCGGGGTGCCGATGGCGATGTCGTCGCGGCGGGCGTAGGTGCCGAGCAGGATGTTGAACGCGGTCAGCAGCACCATGTACAGGGAGGTGCCGGTGTCGGCGGCCACGGCGCGCAGACCGGCTGTCAGGTCGCTGGGGAGGTCGAATTCGACCGTGGCGCCTTTGCCGGTGCGTTCGGCCGGTCGGGGGTGGTCGGTGGGCAGTTCCAGCGGTTCCAGTGCGGCGAGCTGGTCGCGCCAGTAGCCGAGCTGGCGTTCCAGGACGTCTCCCTGGAGCCATTGGCGTTGCCAGATCGCGAAGTCGGCGTATTGCAGGGGCAGTTCGGGCAGTTTGGCGTCACGGTGGTGGACCGCTGCGGCGTACAGTTCGCTCAGTTCCCGGGTGAGGACGCCGATCGACCAGCCGTCCGAGACGATGTGATGCATCGCCAGCACCAGGACGTGGTCCTCGTCGGAGACTCGGACCAGGCACACCCGCAGCAGCGCATCCTTGGCGAGATCGAACGGCTTGAGGGCCTCCGCGTCGACCGTCTCGCGCACCTGGACCTCGCGGGCCTCCGAGTCTTGGACACCGGACAGGTCGATTAGGCGTATCCGTACCGGGCCGGGCTCGTCGACCACCTGAACCGGCTCGCCTCCGGCACCGATGACGAACCGCGTGCGCAACACCTCATGCCGCGCCACCAAACCCGAGAACGCCGCCCTCAACGCCTCCACATCCAAGCGCCCCCACACCCGTAACGGGTACGTCAGCCGGTCGATGCCGAGTTCGAGCTGTTCGAGGAACCACAGCCGCTGCTGTGCGAAGGACAAGGGCGACCCGTCCTCGCCGCGCGCGACCGGTACCAGCTTCACGCCATCCGCCGCCGAGCCTGCCCTGCTGATCGCGTCGGCCAGTTGCTCCACGGTGGGGGAGGTGAACAGCTCCCGCACCGGCACTTCCCGACCGAGTTCCTGCCGCAGAAGAGAGACCGTTCGGGTTGCGAGGAGGGAGTGTCCGCCGAGGTCAAAGAAGTTGTCGTGGATGCCGACCCGGTCCACGCCGAGAACCTGGGACCAGATGTCGGCGACGGTGGCTTCGATCCGGTCGCGCGGGGCCACGTACTCCACCGCGAGGTCGCGCCGGTCACTGTCCGGAGCGGGCAGCGATCTGCGGTCCACCTTCCCGTTCGGGGTCGACGGCAGCTTCTCCAGGACCACGAAACCGGCGGGCAGCATGTAGTCGGGCAACCTGTTGGCACACCAGCGCCGCAGCATCGACGTCTCCGGCCGTGCACCCTTGCGCGGGACCACATAGGCGATCAGACGCTTGTCCCCCGGGGAGTCCTCCCGCACGGTGACCACCGCCGACGCCACATCCTCGTGCGCCACCAACTGCGATTCGATCTCACCGAGTTCGATCCGCATCCCACGGACCTTGACCTGGTCGTCGATCCTGCCGAGAAACTCCAGCACACCGCTGGGCAACCACCGGACCAGGTCGCCGGTGCGATACACCTCCCGCGTCGTGCCCGCGACCCGGACCGTCACGAACTTCTCGGCGGTCAGGTACGGGCGGTTCAGATACCCTCGCGCCAGCCCGGTGCCACCCACCAGCAGCTCTCCGGGCACACCGACCGGCACCAGCCCGTCGGCACCGTCCACCACGAAGAGGTCCGTGTTCGGTGCGGGTCCACCGATCGGCATGGACGCCGCACTCGGGCTGTCCGGGGACACCCGGAGCAGCGTCGTGTCTCCCCAGTTCTCCGTCGGACCATAGGTGTGCAGCAAGTACTCGGGTGCGTGCGCACCATGAATCAGTGAGTCGGCTTCGGCCCGGGTGACTTTCTCACCGCAGTACTTCGTGTACCGCACGGTCTCGAAGACGTCCGGGCAGGCCGTCACATGATGATTGAACAGCGACGCCGTCATCATCATCGCCGTCACGCCACGCTCGCGTACGACATTCCGGAGCTGGAAGGGGTTGCGGATCTCGTTAGGCAGAAGTATCGCGAGCCTGGCCCCCGCGACCAGCGCACTCCAGATTTCGATGGCACACGAATCCCAGGAGAAGCTCGTCACCTGGGCCACGCAGTCATCAGGCGTGAGCCGCTCCAGCCAGTTGTAGCGCACCTGCCGTACGACGGAGTGGTGCTCGACCATGACGCCCTTGGGGGTGCCGGTCGAGCCGGAGGTGTAGATGACGTAGAAGAGGTCGTCCGAAGTGGCCCGGCGGTCAGGGTCGGTGACCGGGAAGCTGGCGATCGTGTTGATGTCGGTGTCGATGCAGACCGTCTGGGCGTTGTTGTGGGGTAGTTGGTTGTGGAGGTTGCTTTGGGTGAGGAGGACGGGGGCGGCGGTGTCGGTCAGCATGAACGTGAGTCGTTCGGCCGGGTATTGGGGGTCGAGTGGGACGTAGGCGCCGCCGGCCTTCAGGACGGCGAGCAGTGACACGATCATGTCGGGGCTGCGTTCGAGGCATATGGCGACGAGGGTGTCCGGGCCGACGCCGAGGGTGCGTAGGTGGTGGGCGAGTTGGTTGGCTTTGGCGTTGAGCTGGGCGTAGGTGAGTTCCTGGTTGCCGAAGATCACGGCCGGGGCGTCGGGCCGTTGGGCTGCCTGTGCTTCGACGAGTTCGTGAATGCAACGGTCGCGGGGGAAGTCCGCTGCTGTGTCGTTCCATTCGACGATCAGCTGGTGCTTCTCTGTGTCGGAGAGCATGTCCAGGTCGTTGAGCGACGCCGTCGGATCGGCGACCACCGAGGTCAGCAGGTTCTCGAAGTGGCCGGCCAGCCGCTTCATGGTCGGCGCCTCGAACAGGTCCGTGCTGTACATCAGCTGGGCACAGAGACCGTCGCCGGACTCCTGAAGCGACATGACCAGATCGAAGGTCGCCGTGGTCTCGTTCGGCGCCCTGAGCTCCGTGTCCAGGTCGGTGAACTGCCAGGTTTCGTCGCTGGCGTTCTGGAGGATGAACATGACTTGGAAGAGGGGGGTGCGGGAGAGGTCGCGTTCGGGGGCGAGTTCTTCGACGAGGCGTTCGAAGGGGAGGTCTTGGTGGTCGTAGGCGGCGAGGGTGGTGTCTTTGATCTGGGCCAGGAGGTCTTTGAAGGTGGGGTTGGCGCGGAGGTCGGCGCGGATGACGAGGGTGTTGACGAAGAAGCCGATGAGGCCTTCGATCTCGGCGCGGTTGCGGCCTGCGATCGGGGTGCCGATGGCGATGTCGTCGCGGCGGGCGTAGGTGCCGAGCAGGATGTTGAACGCGGTCAGCAGCACCATGTACAGGGAGGTGCCGGTGTCGGCGGCCACGGCGCGCAGACCGGCTGTCAGGTCGCTGGGGAGGTCGAATTCGACCGTGGCGCCTTTGCCGGTGCGTTCGGCCGGTCGGGGGTGGTCGGTGGGCAGTTCCAGCGGTTCCAGTGCGGCGAGCTGGTCGCGCCAGTAGCCGAGCTGGCGTTCCAGGACGTCTCCCTGGAGCCATTGGCGTTGCCAGATCGCGAAGTCGGCGTATTGCAGGGGCAGTTCGGGCAGTTTGGCGTCACGGTGGTGGACCGCTGCGGCGTACAGTTCGCTCAGTTCCCGGGTGAGGACGCCGATCGACCAGCCGTCCGAGACGATGTGATGCATCGCCAGCACCAGGACGTGGTCCTCGTCGGAGACTCGGACCAGGCACACCCGCAGCAGCGCATCCTTGGCGAGATCGAACGGCTTGAGGGCCTCCGCGTCGACCGTCTCGCGCACCTGGACCTCGCGGGCCTCCGAGTCTTGGACACCGGACAGGTCGATTAGGCGTATCCGTACCGGGCCGGGCTCGTCGACCACCTGAACCGGCTCGCCTCCGGCACCGATGACGAACCGCGTGCGCAACACCTCATGCCGCGCCACCAAACCCGAGAACGCCGCCCTCAACGCCTCCACATCCAAGCGTCCCCACACCCGTAACACTCGGGGAACCAGATACTCCTGTTGGTTGAGCCCCAATTGGCTCAGGAACCAGAGCCGTTGCTGTGCGAACGACAGCGGAAACCCGTCCTTTTCGATGTGGGCCGGCTGCCGAGACTCAGCGTTGAAATTATGGGAGGTAATGGCGGCTCAACCCTTCCGAATAGTCCAGGGAATGCCTCGTTCTATGGAAGAGGCCCTGCCGCCAATGCGGCATCTTCAGTGGTTGCTACAGGTCGGCGATGACACGGTCTTCGTTAATGCCGACTTTCGGCAGGCTAGGACGGTCTGGGCTGTCCGGTGTGACGTGTCCACACATGTGGAGAACGCCAAGGGTTCTCCGGACATTAGAAATCAATAACCTGTACAACCGTCGCGCGGCAACAGCTGATCAAGAAACGACGAACGCGGATTCCCCCTTCTCGGCTCTGGGTGGGGAGGTTCTTGAAGGGCGCACAAGGACCTCTCTGGATATCCGAAGTGCGGGTTCTGAGCTCGATTGGAGACGCTACGGTCCCTGTGGCGCGTGGTAAATCCCTCCCCAGGCTTAACGTCCAGGGATATGGGTCCATCGAAGGATGCGGTTTCCGGCCCGTTCTCGTCCGATGGGGGGGGTGCCTCTATGTCCTTCGTCAAGGACGTGGCGCCGGGTGTGCGGGCTTTTGGGGTGGTTATGCGGCCAGGATGGCGGTGGGGGCTTTGGACTCGTAGAAGGTGCCGTCGCGGAGCATGGCGAACAGGACGCTGATGCGTTGGCGGGCGAGGCGGAGGAGTGCTTGGGTGTGGGTCTTGCCGTGGGCGCGTTGGCGATCGTAGTAGGTGCGGGAGGCGGGGTCTGCGTTCATGCAGGCGAAGGCGGAGAGGAACATCGCGCGTTTGAGCTGCCGGTTTCCTCCTCGTGGTGCGTGTTCGCCGTGGATCGAGGTCCCGGACGACTTGGTTGTGGGGGCGAGGCCGGCGTAGGAGGCGAGGTGGGCTGCGCTGGGAAACCCGGTGCCGTCGCCGACCGTGACCAGCAGGACGGCGGCGGTCCTGACTCCGACTCCGGGCATCGAGGTCAGGACCGGGTGAAGAGGGTGGGCCTCCAACAGGGTGGTGATCTGGGCTTCGAGCGCTCTGCGCTGGTCGTGGACCGCTGCGAGCGAGGCGGCCAGGGACGGGATCACGATGTCGAGGGTGCCCGTGCCGGGAACGATGACGGTCTGTTCGTCGAGGGCGTCGAAGACGTCGTCGATCAGCCTCTGTGCCATCCGCGGGGCCTTGGGCCGGATGAGTTCGACGAGTCTGCGGCGGCCGGCTTTCCTCAGGGCGTCCGGGGATCCGTATCGTTCGAGGAGCCAGGTGACGGCCCGGTGGTCCAGTCGCGGGCCCAGGACGCGCTCGAGGCTGGGGTGGAACTGGGTGAGCAGGCCGCGTATCCGGTTGCTGGTGCGGGTGGCTTCCGCGGCGAGGTCCTGGTCGAAGCCGGTCAGGACGGTGAGCTCGGCGGTGATCTCGTCGGTCAGCTCCAGCGAGCGCAGGGTGTGCGGCATGGTCCGCGCGGCATCGGCGATGACGGCCGCGTCCTTGGCGTCGGTCTTGGCCTCTCCGGGGTAGAGGTCGGCGATCCGGCGCATGGACAGGCCGGGCAGGTAGGCGACCTGGCAGCCCGCGTCCCGGGCGACGGTCAGGGGCAGAGCACCGATCGAGGCGGGCTGGTCGACAATCACCAGCACGGTGCCGAACTTCGCGGTCAGCTTGTCGAGGACGGCCCGCAGTTTCGGTTCGCTGTTGGGCATCGGCTTGTCGAAGACCTTCTTCCCGGCCGGGGTCAGCCCGTGGCCGTGATGGGCACTCTTGCCGACGTCCATGCCCAGGAAGACGCCCACATCGCCGGTGTCGAACATCGCACCCCTCCCAAGTGGTTGACCTTGCCGGCCTCGGCGGTGGCACCGTGCTCGCGCATCCACGTTATGCAGACCTGCCGCCCGCGAGCTGCCCGGCATTGCACCGGGCCAGGCGGTGGCCGGACCTCTCATCAGCGTCTCCGACGGCACCCCACGGACCCGGCGACACCACCCCCCAGGTCATCACTTCGACAGAGGGGACACAGTCGTACCGGGCCCGGAGGCCAACGGCCCCATTGCAGGACCGCGAAAAAGATAACGGGGGGTGCCTCTATGTCCTTCGTCAAGGTGTGACCGTGTGCCGCAGTAGGCGACTCTTGAGCACCCCGGCAACCATTCCGGCTCGGCGGGGGTCCTCCATACCAGGCCCCGCTCGGGGCCTCGACGCAAGAGGGAGGAGCGTCATGGGGGTCCGCAGGGCAGCGAAAGGCGTCGGCGACTTCCTGGTCGAGGCGCTGGGAGAAGCCGTCGCCGAGGTGATCCTCAGCCTGCTCGCCTGTGCCCTGCTCGGCTGCCTGGCTCTGATCGCCTACCTGAGCTGGTCCCTCAGCCCGCGCTTCACCATCGCGGGGGCTGGGCTGCTCAGCCTCCTCCTCGCCCACGGCGCCTGGCAGACCTTCCGCACCCCCGCGAAGGGGCGCCGTCGGGGCCTCGCCGCCCTGACCGCTGTCGGTTTCACCGTGACCGCCATGACGGCCCTCTTCCTGCTGCTCTACTCCACAGGATGCGACTGCCTGTGAGGCCGTTTGGTTCAGCTACGCAAGTCCGAGGCTGGTCATGCGGTAGCTGTTTCGGGGACGCGTGACTCGTAGAAGGTGCCGTCGCGGAGCATGGCGAACAGGACGCTGATGCGTTGGCGGGCGAGGCGGAGGAGGGCTTGGGTATGGGTCTTGCCGCGGGCGCGTTGCTTGTCGTAGTAGGCGCGGGAGGTCGGATCGGCGTTCATGCAGGCGAAGGCGGACAGGAACATCGCCCGTTTGAGCTGCCGGTTGCCGCCTCGGGGTGCGTGTTCGCCGTGGATCGAGGTGCCCGACGACTTCGTCGTCGGCGCGAGGCCGGCGTAGGAGGCGAGGTGGGCGGCGGTGGGGAAGCTGGTGCCGTCGCCGACGGTGACCAGCAGGACAGCGGCGGTCCTGACGCCGACGCCGGGCATCGAGGTCAGGACCTGGGAAAGAGGGTGGGCCTCCAGCAGGGCGTTGATCTGGGCCTCCATCGCCCGGCGCTGGGTGTGCACGGCGGTCAGGGAAGCGGCCAGGGAGGGCACGACGATGTCCAGGGTGCTGGTGCCAGGGACGACGACGGTCTGCTCATCGAGCGCGTCGAAGACCTCGTCGATCAGCCGGGCGGCCATGCGTGGGGCCTTCGGGCGGATCAGTTCCACGAGTCTGCGGCGGCCGGCCTTGCGCAGGGCGGCCGGGGAGCCGTAACGCTCCAGGAGCCAGGTGACGGCCTGGTGGTCCAGGCGCGGTCCCAGGACGCGTTCCAGGGAGGGGTGGAACTGGGTGAGCAGGCCGCGTATCCGGTTGGAGGTGCGGGTGGCCTCGGCGGCCAGGTCCTGGTCGAAGCCGGTCAGCACGGTCAGCTCGGCGGTGATCTCGTCGGTCAGTTCCAGCGAGCGCAGGGTGTGCGGCATGGTCCGCGCGGCATCGGCGATGACGGCCGCGTCCTTGGCGTCGGTCTTGGCCTCTCCGGGGTAGAGGTCGGCGATCCGGCGCATGGACAGGCCGGGCAGGTAGGCGACGCGGCAGCCGGCGTCGCGTGCGACGGTCAGCGGCAGGGCACCGATGGAGGCGGGCTGGTCCACGATGACCAGGACGGTGCCGAACTTCGCGGTCAGCTTGTCGAAGACGGCCCGCAGTTTCGGTTCGCTGTTGGGTAGCGGCTTGTCGAAGACCTTCTTGCCCGCCGGCGTCAGCCCATGGCCGTGGTGAGCGGACTTGCCGACGTCCAAACCGAGGAACACGCCCACGTCTTCGATCTCGAACATCGTGCCCTTTCCAGGGTGTTGACGGTGCTGGCCTCGGCTCGGGTGTCGTGCTCGCGCATCCACGTTATGCAGACCTACCGCCCGCGAACTGTCCGGCATTGCGCCGGACCGGACGGTGGCCGGACCTCTGATCAGCGTCTCCGACGAACACCCCCGGGCCCGGTGACACCACCCCCCAGGTCATTCCTTCGACAGGGGGACACAGTCATGCCGAGCCCGGAGGCCAGCGGCCCCGTTGCAGGACCGCGAAAAAGATAACGGGGAAGCGGACCCTCTGGTTCGGGAGGCTCGGTCGTTCACCGGGCAGCCCGGGCCCCCGAGCCGCAGTCTGGCCCCGTGACGTGGCCGCGGAGACGGCTGCAGCCGGGCGAAAGGATCTTTCGCCCGGCTGCAGCCGGAGGCGTGTGCTCCGCAGGATGGGATCGTGCTCAACAGTGGGCAAGCATGCACTGCTCCTCCAGCTGGAACGACCGCTGCACGAATCCCGCTTCGTAGGCGTAGATCACCGCCTGGATGCGATCGCGCAGGTCAAGTTTGTTCAAGATGCCCTGCACATGTGACTTGACGGTCGACTCGGCCACGTTGAGCGCAGCGGCGATTTCTGGGTTGGAGAGCCCCTGGATCATGAGTTCGAACACGCGGCGCTCGCGCTTGGTCAGATTCAGCACCTGCTTCCCCGCTGTCCCGCTGGCTCCTTTGAGACTTACCGACGCTCGAGCCAAACTGCCGGCCAAGTCACTGCGTACTGGAAGGTAACCAGCGGCGGTAACTCGGATGGCGGCGACAAGCTCGGCCGAACTCATGCGTCGGTCCAGCACGATGCATCGGTCGATGCGCAGGAGTTCGATGTCCGGGTCGTTAAGCGAGGGGAGCAGGACGATGAGATGGATGGGATTGAATTCATTGGACTGCTCTGCAAGCTTTTCGGCAAGCTCGATCGTCTGATGTGACAATGCGCGCTCACTGCGGAGAACCACATTAGGTCTCAGTGTGGAGATCATTCTTTGCGCCGTAGCCGCAGAGGGAGCGTCTCCGACAATAGAGATTCCCCGGTCATTGTTGAGGAGGGCAATCAGGCCGGCGCATTCCAATTGGTCTTCACATACTAAAAAAACGCCAATACTCTCTTGTTCGGCCATCTGTTTCCCTCGCTTTTCCGGAAAGGCTCGACGGACTGACTTACCTTAACTTGTGTGATGCATGGATTCAAGCGTGTTTCGCGCCACCCCGTCAGATTCGAAAGGTCGATCTTGTCCAGAATGGTGCAGTGTGGATGCGGGTGAGAAGCGCAAGAGAATTCCCAGAATGAGGTGGGGCTACTGCGTTTGCCTGCTCGGCCCTAGTGACCTGAGTCAGAGAGCATTTTCAGTGTGGCCACTGATCAGGTGACGGGCCAGTGTGAGGTCGGGTGGGCAACGGACACGGCCCCCGTGCCGTTGAGGGAGGTGTTCGACGTCTCAACTCAGCAGCACTGGAGCCCTCTTGGTTCCCTATCCTGCCGCACTCGACCTGCCCCACGCCTTGGTCGAGTGGGTCACGATGCTCATCGTCACCCGCGAGGGTGACCGGCGGTGCAAACTTCCGCCGCACCGCCGCGCGCTGGTCGCACTCGTATACCTGCGCCGCCACGACACCCTCGCCCAGATCGCCGCAGCCTTCGGGATATCCGTCGGTACCGCCCACGCCTCAGTCAGCCGTTGATCGGCGGCCGGGGCGGAGGCCCAGCGGCGCCGGCGAGTCTCGGCGGCCAGGGTCACCGCGCAACTGACGGCCGCTTCCGGGGCCAGGGCGGTCAGCCCGCGAGCCGCCCCGGTACGGAGGTCCGCCGAGGCGGTGGCGAGGAAGGCGAGCTGCTGCAGGCGCATGACCGTCTCGGTCAGTTCCACGCTCTCGTAGAGTCGTTCGCTCTGGATCGCCTTGATCGCGGACTGGGTGTCGGCTGCCAGGCGCAGCGCCGAGTCGGCGTGGGTGTCCGGCCCGGACGGGGCGGTGGTGCGCAGGTGGAGGTCGAGTGCGTCGTTGTGCTGGGTGTACTGGTCGGCCAGGTGGAGCAGCCGCTCGACGGGGGTGGGCGGCGGCGGGACATCGAACAGCAGGGCTTCGGCGGGTGGCTCGGTCATGAGCGCCGCCGTGCGGGCGGGCGGGGGCGATGAGTCTCTTCTCCAGTCGAGTGGGGCGGGGCCGCGGGTGCGGTGACGGTTAAGCGGCCGGGCCGAAGTCGCTCTGCTTCGGTGCCGCCTTGGCGATGGCGCGTTCGGTGATGCCCTTGGACGCGCGGGCGGAGGCGGCGGAGAGTTCGCCGGCGCCGGGCTCGAGATACCAGGGCCGCAGGTCGAGCATGGCCGCGCGCATGCCGGTGGCGAATGCGAGCGCGGTTCCCTTGGGCAGGGCGCGGATGGCGTCGGCGGCCAGGATCCGTTCCTGCCGCATCGACACGGAGGTGGACTTACCCGAATCCGACGTCGAGGTCGAGGTCGTCTCGACATCGTGGTCGCCGATCAGGCGGGACAGCTTGTCCGCGAAGTCCGGGTCGTCGATGCCGGAGCCGATGACCTTGATCGTGGAGGCGCTCCACATGGCGTCCATGCCCGCGTCCCCCCACACCTTCTGGCCCTGGCGGTAGGACTGCAGGATGGTCATCGGGATGATGCCCCGCGAGCCGAGGTGGGAGTACAGGTCGGGCAAGTCGCTGATTTTGCACACGTTCGCGGCCTCGTCGAGGATCGCGAGCATCGGCGGGTCGAGGCGTCCACCAGCACGTTCGGCCTGGGCGGTCGCGGCCCGCATCACGCTGTCCGCGCACGCGGCGATCAGTGCGCTGGCGCCGCCTCCGCCGTCCTTCGACAGCAGGTAGAGCGTGTCCTTGGAGGTGACGAACGTGGACGGTGTGAACTCCGGCACGTTCTTCTGCGGGGTCACCCAGGCAGCGATCTCCGTGTTGAGGAGGGCTGCGGCGTACTGGCGGGCCGTCTCATAGATCCCATCCCTCGTTTCCGGCGGCCCCTCGACCGTTCCCTTGAGCTGAGCGGCGACTGCGGCGAAGCCGTGGTCACGCAGGATGTCGAGCGGGGTTCGGTCGGCGGGGAAGGCGAGCCATGCCATCACGTCGGTGATCGGCCGCTCGGCGAGCGCGGCGGCCAAGAACAGCTGGCTCAGGATGTTCGACCCGGCCTTGGACCAGAAGTCACCCTGCTGACTGGCGTCGACGCTGGCGGCGAGGAAGTGGCCGGCA is a genomic window of Streptomyces sp. NBC_01237 containing:
- a CDS encoding IS110 family transposase, with amino-acid sequence MFEIEDVGVFLGLDVGKSAHHGHGLTPAGKKVFDKPLPNSEPKLRAVFDKLTAKFGTVLVIVDQPASIGALPLTVARDAGCRVAYLPGLSMRRIADLYPGEAKTDAKDAAVIADAARTMPHTLRSLELTDEITAELTVLTGFDQDLAAEATRTSNRIRGLLTQFHPSLERVLGPRLDHQAVTWLLERYGSPAALRKAGRRRLVELIRPKAPRMAARLIDEVFDALDEQTVVVPGTSTLDIVVPSLAASLTAVHTQRRAMEAQINALLEAHPLSQVLTSMPGVGVRTAAVLLVTVGDGTSFPTAAHLASYAGLAPTTKSSGTSIHGEHAPRGGNRQLKRAMFLSAFACMNADPTSRAYYDKQRARGKTHTQALLRLARQRISVLFAMLRDGTFYESRVPETATA
- a CDS encoding IS110 family transposase translates to MFDTGDVGVFLGMDVGKSAHHGHGLTPAGKKVFDKPMPNSEPKLRAVLDKLTAKFGTVLVIVDQPASIGALPLTVARDAGCQVAYLPGLSMRRIADLYPGEAKTDAKDAAVIADAARTMPHTLRSLELTDEITAELTVLTGFDQDLAAEATRTSNRIRGLLTQFHPSLERVLGPRLDHRAVTWLLERYGSPDALRKAGRRRLVELIRPKAPRMAQRLIDDVFDALDEQTVIVPGTGTLDIVIPSLAASLAAVHDQRRALEAQITTLLEAHPLHPVLTSMPGVGVRTAAVLLVTVGDGTGFPSAAHLASYAGLAPTTKSSGTSIHGEHAPRGGNRQLKRAMFLSAFACMNADPASRTYYDRQRAHGKTHTQALLRLARQRISVLFAMLRDGTFYESKAPTAILAA
- a CDS encoding non-ribosomal peptide synthetase, with product MTSHNFNAESRQPAHIEKDGFPLSFAQQRLWFLSQLGLNQQEYLVPRVLRVWGRLDVEALRAAFSGLVARHEVLRTRFVIGAGGEPVQVVDEPGPVRIRLIDLSGVQDSEAREVQVRETVDAEALKPFDLAKDALLRVCLVRVSDEDHVLVLAMHHIVSDGWSIGVLTRELSELYAAAVHHRDAKLPELPLQYADFAIWQRQWLQGDVLERQLGYWRDQLAALEPLELPTDHPRPAERTGKGATVEFDLPSDLTAGLRAVAADTGTSLYMVLLTAFNILLGTYARRDDIAIGTPIAGRNRAEIEGLIGFFVNTLVIRADLRANPTFKDLLAQIKDTTLAAYDHQDLPFERLVEELAPERDLSRTPLFQVMFILQNASDETWQFTDLDTELRAPNETTATFDLVMSLQESGDGLCAQLMYSTDLFEAPTMKRLAGHFENLLTSVVADPTASLNDLDMLSDTEKHQLIVEWNDTAADFPRDRCIHELVEAQAAQRPDAPAVIFGNQELTYAQLNAKANQLAHHLRTLGVGPDTLVAICLERSPDMIVSLLAVLKAGGAYVPLDPQYPAERLTFMLTDTAAPVLLTQSNLHNQLPHNNAQTVCIDTDINTIASFPVTDPDRRATSDDLFYVIYTSGSTGTPKGVMVEHHSVVRQVRYNWLERLTPDDCVAQVTSFSWDSCAIEIWSALVAGARLAILLPNEIRNPFQLRNVVRERGVTAMMMTASLFNHHVTACPDVFETVRYTKYCGEKVTRAEADSLIHGAHAPEYLLHTYGPTENWGDTTLLRVSPDSPSAASMPIGGPAPNTDLFVVDGADGLVPVGVPGELLVGGTGLARGYLNRPYLTAEKFVTVRVAGTTREVYRTGDLVRWLPSGVLEFLGRIDDQVKVRGMRIELGEIESQLVAHEDVASAVVTVREDSPGDKRLIAYVVPRKGARPETSMLRRWCANRLPDYMLPAGFVVLEKLPSTPNGKVDRRSLPAPDSDRRDLAVEYVAPRDRIEATVADIWSQVLGVDRVGIHDNFFDLGGHSLLATRTVSLLRQELGREVPVRELFTSPTVEQLADAISRAGSAADGVKLVPVARGEDGSPLSFAQQRLWFLEQLELGIDRLTYPLRVWGRLDVEALRAAFSGLVARHEVLRTRFVIGAGGEPVQVVDEPGPVRIRLIDLSGVQDSEAREVQVRETVDAEALKPFDLAKDALLRVCLVRVSDEDHVLVLAMHHIVSDGWSIGVLTRELSELYAAAVHHRDAKLPELPLQYADFAIWQRQWLQGDVLERQLGYWRDQLAALEPLELPTDHPRPAERTGKGATVEFDLPSDLTAGLRAVAADTGTSLYMVLLTAFNILLGTYARRDDIAIGTPIAGRNRAEIEGLIGFFVNTLVIRADLRANPTFKDLLAQIKDTTLAAYDHQDLPFERLVEELAPERDLSRTPLFQVMFILQNASDETWQFTDLDIDTYPNASRVAQFDLTLSIQETSEGLKGLLLYSTDLFDAPTMKRLAGHFENLLTSVVADPTASLNDLDMLSDTEKHQLIVEWNDTAADFPRDRCIHELVEAQAAQRPDAPAVIFGNQELTYAQLNAKANQLAHHLRTLGVGPDTLVAICLERSPDMIVSLLAVLKAGGAYVPLDPQYPAERLTFMLTDTAAPVLLTQSNLHNQLPHNNTKTVCIDTDTDTIANFPDTNPDHHTTPDHLAYVIYTSGSTGTPKGVMIQHSGMVNMAGALGREYRLHTGSRILQFASLAFDASTFEIFSILGVGGAVVLASRPQLMPGGELENTIRAYGINTITLPPSVLERADTSFLEQLDVLIVGGEASNPESWQAWQRCPRLINGYGPSEATVCVITFDGRGAVSGSVPIGRPVANTEVFVVDQADRLVPVGVPGELLVSGSSVGRGYLNRPELTAEKFVEVEIGGTTRRVYRTGDLVRWLPSGDLEFLGRIDTQVKMRGIRIELGEVESRLVAHQDVASAVAVVREDSVGDKRLVAYVVPYQGATLDTTGMRRWCGDSLPDYMVPAAFVVLDALPLAPNGKVNRRALPAPESDRPDLAAQYVAPRDEIEAAVAGIWAEVLGVDQVGVHDNFFDLGGHSLLLTQVRGHLATRLDVSIPIVALFQHTSVRALTRYLSDRDTAPVDGTALARSRQSGRTRLSQRRRRSSSRGDS
- a CDS encoding response regulator transcription factor produces the protein MAEQESIGVFLVCEDQLECAGLIALLNNDRGISIVGDAPSAATAQRMISTLRPNVVLRSERALSHQTIELAEKLAEQSNEFNPIHLIVLLPSLNDPDIELLRIDRCIVLDRRMSSAELVAAIRVTAAGYLPVRSDLAGSLARASVSLKGASGTAGKQVLNLTKRERRVFELMIQGLSNPEIAAALNVAESTVKSHVQGILNKLDLRDRIQAVIYAYEAGFVQRSFQLEEQCMLAHC
- a CDS encoding type IV secretory system conjugative DNA transfer family protein, coding for MPQPNSTSTDGYDIAFRVLGIVLAIAIPLANLAWVGGTITARVTDADTGAPYQPVAALLHPEQLWPHLGETSLLIWTRIVPGALLLSLAVTTAVLYKRHKDGGSGRKKRVVGMAKHKDIEPLMSKAITAKARSLRPSLKDAKHIDAADSGILLGNLQGTKYEVRMGYEDVAVAIMAPRSGKTTSLAIPSILAAPGPVLLTSNKAAGDAYTATIDARAAVGRTWSMDPQQIAHAERAMWWNPLADAKTLDGAGRLAGHFLAASVDASQQGDFWSKAGSNILSQLFLAAALAERPITDVMAWLAFPADRTPLDILRDHGFAAVAAQLKGTVEGPPETRDGIYETARQYAAALLNTEIAAWVTPQKNVPEFTPSTFVTSKDTLYLLSKDGGGGASALIAACADSVMRAATAQAERAGGRLDPPMLAILDEAANVCKISDLPDLYSHLGSRGIIPMTILQSYRQGQKVWGDAGMDAMWSASTIKVIGSGIDDPDFADKLSRLIGDHDVETTSTSTSDSGKSTSVSMRQERILAADAIRALPKGTALAFATGMRAAMLDLRPWYLEPGAGELSAASARASKGITERAIAKAAPKQSDFGPAA
- a CDS encoding lysine transporter LysE encodes the protein MGVRRAAKGVGDFLVEALGEAVAEVILSLLACALLGCLALIAYLSWSLSPRFTIAGAGLLSLLLAHGAWQTFRTPAKGRRRGLAALTAVGFTVTAMTALFLLLYSTGCDCL